In a single window of the Salvelinus namaycush isolate Seneca chromosome 6, SaNama_1.0, whole genome shotgun sequence genome:
- the LOC120049831 gene encoding oligosaccharyltransferase complex subunit ostc yields METLYGIPFAVLECPNIKLKKPSWLHMPSAMTVYAIVIVSYFLITGGIIYDVIVEPPSVGSMTDEHGHQRPVAFLAYRVNGQYIMEGLASSFLFTMGGLGFIILDRSNAPNIPKLNRFLLLFIGFVSVLLSFFMARVFMRMKLPGYLMG; encoded by the exons ATGGAGACATTATACGGTATACCTTTCGCAGTGTTGGAATGTCCAAATATAAAACTCAAAAAGCCGTCATGGTTGCACATGCCCTCTGCTATGACAGTCTATGCGATCGTTATTGTATCGTACTTTCTCATTACTGGAG GCATCATCTACGATGTCATTGTGGAACCACCTAGTGTGGGTTCAATGACGGATGAACATGGGCACCAGCGGCCAGTTGCGTTTTTGGCATACAG AGTGAATGGCCAGTACATCATGGAAGGGTTGGCCTCCAGTTTCCTCTTCACTATGGGAGGCTTGGGCTTCATAATCCTGGATCGCTCCAATGCCCCAAACATCCCTAAACTCAACCGCTTCCTCCTGCTGTTCATTGGTTTTGTAAGCGTCCTGCTCAGCTTCTTCATGGCCAGGGTATTCATGAGAATGAAACTTCC TGGGTACCTCATGGGTTAA